The stretch of DNA GAGGAGATCACCGACACGTCGGTGACCCAGCCCCTCGTCGTGGCCGCCGCGATCCTCGCGTTCGAGGAACTCGACGCGCGTGGCCTGGTTCCCGCAGACACCATCGCGGCCGGGCACTCCGTCGGTGAACTCGCCGCGGCCGTTGTCGCCGGGGTCCTCTCCGCCGACGACGCCGTCGCGCTCGCCGCGGTCCGCGGTGCGGAGATGGCCAAGGCCTGCGCACTCGAACCGACCGGCATGTCCGCGGTCCTCGGGGGCGACGAGGCCGAGGTGCTCGCCCGACTCGACGAACTGGGCCTCGAACCGGCCAACCGCAACGCCGCGGGCCAGATCGTCGCGGCTGGCCTGCTGTCGGCGCTCGAGGAACTCGCCTCCGCTCCGCCGGAGAAGGCGCGGGTGCGCGCACTGCCCGTCGCGGGCGCGTTCCACACCCGGTTCATGGCTCCCGCCCAGGAGGCCGTCACCGAGGCTGCGTCCAAGATCACACCGGGTGAACCCACCCGCACTCTGCTCTCCAACGCCGACGGCGCACCGGTCGCATCCGGCGCCGACGCACTGACTAAGCTGGCCGCGCAGGTAACCCGACCTGTGCGTTGGGACCTGTGTACCGCGAGCCTGCGGACCGCTCAGGTCTCGGCGATCGCGGAACTTCCACCAGCTGGAACCCTGGTCGGTATCGCCAAGCGTGAAATGCGCGGCACGCCGACACTGGCACTCAAGACCCCGGGGGATATCTCCGCGCTAGCCGAACTGACAGAACTCGGCTAGTTTGCTGCGCGCACCTCGGTGCGTGCAGGGCCCGCAGGCGCGGCCGATGGGGACGTGCCTGCACAACTCCAGATACATCTACATCGAATCAGAAGGGAGCCACTCAGTGGCCGCCACCCAGGAAGACATCATCGCCGGACTCGCGGAGATCATCGAGGAGGTCACCGGTATTGAGCCGTCCGAGGTGACCATCGAAAAGTCTTTCGTCGACGACCTCGACATCGACTCCCTCTCCATGGTTGAGATCGCCGTCCAGACCGAGGACAAGTACGGCGTGAAGATCCCCGACGAGGATCTCGCCGGACTGCGCACCGTCGGTGACGCCGTGTCCTACATCCAGAAGCTCGAAGCAGAAGGTGGCGCCGACGCGGAGGCCGTCAAGGCCAAGCTCGAAGCTGCCAAGAACGACGAGGAGTGAGCTCAGCCGTGACTTCCGCCTCGACCAACGGGAGACAGTTCCCCAACATCGTCGTCACCAGCCTCGCGGCTACGACGTCGATCGCTGGTGACGTGGATGCCACGTGGAAGGGCCTGTTGGCCGGCGAGAGCGGCATCGACACCATCCAGGAAGCCTTCGTCACGGAGAACGAACTTCCGGTGACGATCGGCGGCAAGCTGAAGGTGTCGCCCGACGAGTCGCTGTCCCGGGTCGAGATCCGGCGGATGAGCTTCGTCGAGCGGCTGGCACTCGTCCTGGGCCGTCAGGTCTGGGAGAACGCCGGCAGCCCCGAGGTCGACAAGGATCGCCTCGGCGTCGTGATCGGCACCGGGCTCGGCGGCGGCGAGGCTCTGATCGACGCCGTCGACAAGATGAAGGCCGGTGGCTACCGCAAGGTGTCGCCGTTTGCCGTCCAGATGGTGATGCCCAACGGTCCGTCGGCCACCGTCGGACTCGAGCTGGGGGCCCGCGCCGGAGTGATCACTCCCGTGTCGGCCTGCTCCTCGGGTTCCGAGGCCAT from Rhodococcus opacus B4 encodes:
- the acpM gene encoding meromycolate extension acyl carrier protein AcpM; the protein is MAATQEDIIAGLAEIIEEVTGIEPSEVTIEKSFVDDLDIDSLSMVEIAVQTEDKYGVKIPDEDLAGLRTVGDAVSYIQKLEAEGGADAEAVKAKLEAAKNDEE
- a CDS encoding ACP S-malonyltransferase, with the translated sequence MISLLAPGQGSQTPGMLIPWLELPGSHDRVALWSKAAGLDLVRLGTTATAEEITDTSVTQPLVVAAAILAFEELDARGLVPADTIAAGHSVGELAAAVVAGVLSADDAVALAAVRGAEMAKACALEPTGMSAVLGGDEAEVLARLDELGLEPANRNAAGQIVAAGLLSALEELASAPPEKARVRALPVAGAFHTRFMAPAQEAVTEAASKITPGEPTRTLLSNADGAPVASGADALTKLAAQVTRPVRWDLCTASLRTAQVSAIAELPPAGTLVGIAKREMRGTPTLALKTPGDISALAELTELG